A stretch of Myxococcus hansupus DNA encodes these proteins:
- a CDS encoding DNA repair ATPase, whose product MATDGGKGAAPVGEAALEGGSYEVIRARLMAQADALGAKANDLNGRRKALFGGTELSVIGNERVRTENNCVPCDIASVGKYLLFGYNVFIGLKRETSVADVFSLHKFEKTADGYDFSTVPESEAGGFLADPRFVKDFGELYKYYKDAKLLQIRKLDSRLLAIFQTGQTMRDIKVFRFSLDLEGRATYLDSQGERDHVFPPSHDFEWTVATRDNYVTGQHPHVNVLDQVFVETVKGDLTIKVEDNTSTGMGIYNEPVDDPDQSLDDAEFAWSQVGTLILLRVLPFRERAHRYLVFNSRTQHVVRIDAIGQACVRLPEDQGIVFPGGYYLQTGDFKVFDGAAASEGMEFKRAIRSPNGEDVLYIFHRRTDGCYVLFPYNLVRKEVQNPLVAHGMSLFADGQLVIFRSTSDEPTRVHPMQVWQTPFVSAEHAAATPPAPGYLGKVGNAELVRGISDALTIQRIAKSDKPTRRTYEDLVGASTRALDAYYWLSHEETGLQEPVETLRRTAELIIDEFEKVVAMRKRATEALAAAEAEQGTLLVRVQPENLSHAEAFMQALADLRKQRGHLITLKDIRYMDLGRVDALESAVVEASDRVSTACVEFLQTGEALAPLAGRLDELLATLEPVQTTMELAPLGEDVDKTAHGLEVLGEVVGGLQVGDPLARAKILEGISELFSRLNRVRASLAAKRKELSGREKRAEFGAQFKLLGQSIESSLSQADSPERCDEAMSRLTVQLEELEGRFGEFDEFLEQITQKREELLEAFGARKQSLVDERQRRALSLFGAAERILQGVQRRAKAFKTDDELNGYFASDAMILKLRQLADQLMELQDSVRADEVQSRVKSAKQDALRALRDRQDLFADGENLIKLGAYRFNVSTQPLDLTLLPREGELYLQLTGSDYAQKVDDPELLKFRELWEQHLVSESPGVYRSEYLAGCLLADAEDGKQGQSLDSLHEALLGGALLETVRAYAADRFDEGYERGVHDSDTASILEKLLGLHQGAGLLRFAPVPRAWAALFWAFDADEASKTVFQRRARSLARLRTTFASGGSLAEVGEALGDRVGAFLTAHGLAHSPAEARQAGRYLVEELGAEHPRFTTSGEAMSLKEAFLHELDRHGTRSAFEDDLRGLEKDLGARLELARVWLDGYLAQREGGPGEAAHVALETSVLLLTGTKLDRESAGALTATEVSGLLGNHSRIHDRKLSLRLDEFLARLGEFRQVRVPRYQAYRAMQRDLLERERRKLRLDELTPKVLSSFVRNRLIDEVYLPLIGANLAKQLGAAGEGKRTDRMGMLLLMSPPGYGKTTLMEYVASRLGLTFVKVNGPALGHSVKSLDPAEAPNATARQEVERINLSFEMGNNVMLYLDDIQHTDPELLQKFISLCDGQRRVEGVWNGRTRTYDLRGKKFCVVMAGNPYTETGDRFRIPDMLANRADTYNLGDILDGKEHLFALSYLENALTSNPVTAPLATRDPADTHRLIRMAQGEEIQTGELKHGYAAAELQEIIAVFQRMFRAQSVLLKVNLQYIASAAQDERFRTEPAFKLQGSYRNMSKLTEKIVAAMTDDELERLIDDHYQGESQTLTTAAEQNLLKLAEMRGRLSPEKAKRWEEIKQGFARVKRMGGKDDDPVARVTGQLSGIEEQLGAVRDAVVQAATHVSASNTREEAPGVVVEVLPRLESLREAVLEVAQAGRDAAKSRPAPVVAPAPAPAGPDFTPYLKHLAHLLKALTERVAAQAAAQAEQPDAPTVRMAAPTPTPPQDFGPYMEQLSRAITALAERPVNVSASVPAEALQRTAVNGPSPAELSRQIELVEGVLLPLERASRRAIQGEGEGVKSLQVWQNVTEALELLRSMLRR is encoded by the coding sequence ATGGCAACTGACGGTGGCAAGGGCGCGGCGCCCGTGGGCGAGGCGGCGCTGGAAGGCGGCAGCTACGAGGTCATCCGCGCGCGGCTCATGGCGCAGGCGGACGCGCTGGGCGCGAAGGCGAATGACCTCAACGGGCGGCGCAAGGCGCTCTTCGGCGGGACGGAGCTGTCCGTCATCGGCAACGAGCGGGTGCGCACCGAGAACAACTGCGTCCCGTGCGACATCGCCAGCGTCGGCAAGTACCTGCTCTTCGGCTACAACGTCTTCATCGGCTTGAAGCGGGAGACGTCGGTGGCCGACGTCTTCTCCCTGCACAAGTTCGAGAAGACGGCCGACGGGTACGACTTCTCCACCGTGCCTGAGTCCGAGGCCGGCGGGTTCCTGGCGGACCCGCGCTTCGTGAAGGACTTCGGGGAGCTGTACAAGTACTACAAGGACGCGAAGCTCCTTCAAATCCGCAAGCTGGATTCGCGCTTGCTGGCCATCTTCCAGACGGGCCAGACGATGCGCGACATCAAGGTCTTCCGGTTCAGCCTGGACCTGGAGGGCCGCGCCACCTACCTGGACAGCCAGGGTGAGCGCGACCACGTCTTCCCGCCGTCGCACGACTTCGAGTGGACGGTGGCCACGCGGGACAACTACGTCACCGGTCAGCACCCGCACGTCAACGTGTTGGACCAGGTGTTCGTGGAGACGGTGAAGGGCGACCTCACCATCAAGGTGGAGGACAACACCTCCACCGGCATGGGCATCTACAACGAGCCCGTGGACGACCCGGACCAGTCGCTGGACGACGCCGAGTTCGCCTGGTCCCAGGTGGGCACGCTCATCCTGCTGCGGGTGCTTCCGTTCCGCGAGCGGGCGCACCGCTACCTCGTCTTCAACTCGCGCACGCAGCACGTGGTGCGCATCGACGCCATTGGCCAGGCCTGCGTGCGGCTGCCCGAGGACCAGGGCATCGTCTTCCCGGGCGGCTATTACCTCCAGACGGGGGACTTCAAGGTCTTCGACGGCGCCGCGGCCTCGGAGGGCATGGAGTTCAAGCGCGCCATCCGTTCGCCCAACGGCGAGGACGTGCTCTACATCTTCCACCGGCGGACGGACGGCTGCTACGTCCTGTTCCCCTACAACCTGGTGCGCAAGGAGGTGCAGAACCCCCTGGTCGCCCACGGTATGAGCCTGTTCGCCGACGGCCAGTTGGTCATCTTCCGCTCCACGTCGGACGAACCCACGCGCGTCCACCCGATGCAGGTGTGGCAGACGCCCTTCGTCTCCGCCGAGCACGCGGCGGCCACGCCGCCAGCCCCGGGCTACCTGGGCAAGGTGGGCAACGCGGAGCTGGTGCGCGGCATCTCGGACGCGCTCACGATTCAGCGCATCGCGAAGTCGGACAAGCCCACGCGGCGCACCTACGAGGACCTCGTGGGCGCGTCCACCCGCGCGCTGGATGCGTACTACTGGCTGAGCCACGAGGAGACGGGTCTCCAGGAACCGGTGGAGACCTTGCGGCGCACCGCCGAGCTCATCATCGATGAGTTCGAGAAGGTGGTCGCGATGCGCAAGCGCGCCACCGAGGCGCTCGCGGCGGCGGAGGCGGAGCAGGGGACGCTGCTGGTGCGCGTCCAGCCGGAGAACCTGTCCCACGCGGAAGCCTTCATGCAGGCGCTGGCGGACCTCCGCAAGCAGCGCGGGCACCTGATTACGTTGAAGGACATCCGGTACATGGACCTGGGGCGCGTGGACGCCCTGGAGTCCGCCGTGGTGGAGGCGTCCGACCGGGTCAGCACGGCCTGTGTGGAGTTCCTCCAGACGGGCGAGGCGCTGGCGCCGCTGGCCGGGCGCCTGGATGAGCTGCTGGCGACGCTGGAGCCGGTGCAGACCACCATGGAGCTGGCGCCCCTGGGCGAGGACGTGGACAAGACGGCCCACGGCCTGGAGGTCCTGGGCGAGGTCGTCGGCGGACTCCAGGTGGGTGACCCGCTGGCCCGGGCCAAAATCCTGGAGGGCATCTCCGAGCTGTTCAGCCGGCTCAACCGGGTGCGCGCCAGCCTCGCGGCCAAGCGCAAGGAGCTGTCCGGCCGCGAGAAGCGCGCGGAGTTCGGCGCCCAGTTCAAGCTGCTGGGGCAGAGCATCGAAAGCTCGCTGTCCCAGGCGGACAGCCCGGAGCGCTGCGACGAGGCGATGTCCCGCCTCACCGTCCAGTTGGAGGAGCTGGAAGGCCGCTTCGGCGAGTTCGACGAGTTCCTGGAGCAGATCACCCAGAAACGCGAAGAGCTGCTGGAGGCCTTCGGTGCGCGCAAGCAGTCGCTGGTGGACGAGCGGCAGCGCCGCGCGCTGAGCCTGTTCGGCGCCGCCGAGCGCATCCTCCAGGGCGTGCAGCGCCGGGCGAAGGCCTTCAAGACGGACGACGAGCTCAACGGCTACTTCGCCTCCGACGCGATGATCCTCAAGCTGCGTCAGCTCGCTGACCAGTTGATGGAGCTGCAGGACAGCGTCCGCGCGGACGAGGTGCAGTCGCGCGTGAAGTCCGCGAAGCAGGACGCGCTGCGTGCCCTGCGAGACCGGCAGGACCTCTTCGCGGACGGCGAAAACCTCATCAAGCTGGGCGCGTACCGGTTCAACGTCAGCACGCAGCCGCTGGACCTCACGCTGCTGCCTCGCGAGGGCGAGCTGTACCTCCAGCTCACTGGGTCCGACTACGCGCAGAAGGTGGATGACCCGGAGCTGCTGAAGTTCCGCGAGCTCTGGGAGCAGCACCTCGTCTCCGAGTCGCCCGGCGTCTACCGCTCCGAGTACCTGGCGGGGTGCCTCCTGGCGGACGCCGAGGATGGCAAGCAGGGGCAGTCCCTGGACTCGCTCCACGAGGCGCTGCTGGGCGGCGCGCTGCTGGAGACGGTGCGCGCCTACGCGGCGGACCGCTTCGATGAGGGCTACGAGCGCGGCGTCCACGACTCGGACACCGCCTCCATCCTGGAGAAGCTGCTCGGGCTGCACCAGGGCGCGGGCCTGCTGCGCTTCGCGCCGGTGCCGCGTGCCTGGGCCGCGCTGTTCTGGGCCTTCGACGCCGACGAGGCCAGCAAGACGGTGTTCCAGCGCCGGGCGCGCAGCCTCGCGCGGCTGCGCACGACGTTCGCCTCGGGCGGGAGCCTGGCCGAGGTGGGCGAGGCGCTGGGGGACCGCGTGGGCGCGTTCCTCACCGCGCATGGCCTGGCGCACTCTCCCGCGGAGGCGCGGCAGGCGGGCCGGTACCTCGTCGAGGAGCTGGGCGCGGAGCACCCGCGCTTCACCACCAGCGGCGAGGCGATGTCGCTGAAGGAAGCGTTCCTCCACGAGCTCGACCGCCATGGGACGCGCTCCGCGTTCGAGGACGACCTGCGGGGCCTGGAGAAGGACCTGGGCGCGCGGCTGGAGCTCGCCCGGGTGTGGCTGGACGGCTACCTGGCGCAGCGCGAGGGCGGGCCGGGCGAGGCCGCCCACGTGGCGCTGGAGACCTCCGTCCTGCTGCTTACCGGCACCAAGCTGGACCGCGAGTCCGCGGGCGCGCTGACGGCCACCGAGGTGTCGGGGCTCCTGGGCAATCACTCGCGCATCCACGACCGGAAGCTGTCGCTGCGCCTGGACGAGTTCCTGGCGCGCCTGGGTGAGTTCCGGCAGGTGCGCGTGCCGCGGTACCAGGCCTACCGCGCGATGCAGCGGGATTTGCTGGAGCGTGAGCGCCGCAAGCTGCGCCTGGACGAGCTGACGCCGAAGGTCCTGTCCTCGTTCGTGCGCAACCGGCTCATCGACGAGGTGTACCTGCCGCTCATCGGCGCGAACCTGGCGAAGCAGCTCGGCGCGGCGGGTGAGGGCAAGCGGACGGATCGCATGGGCATGCTGCTGCTCATGTCGCCTCCGGGCTACGGCAAGACGACGTTGATGGAGTACGTCGCCAGCCGGCTCGGGCTCACCTTCGTGAAGGTGAATGGCCCCGCGTTGGGTCACTCCGTGAAGTCGTTGGACCCGGCCGAGGCGCCCAACGCCACGGCGCGGCAGGAGGTGGAGCGCATCAACCTGTCCTTCGAGATGGGCAACAACGTGATGCTCTACCTCGACGACATCCAGCACACGGACCCGGAGCTGCTCCAGAAGTTCATCTCGTTGTGCGACGGTCAGCGCCGCGTCGAGGGCGTGTGGAATGGCCGCACGCGCACCTATGATTTGCGCGGCAAGAAGTTCTGCGTGGTCATGGCCGGCAACCCGTACACAGAGACGGGTGACCGCTTCCGCATCCCGGACATGCTCGCCAACCGCGCGGACACCTACAACCTGGGTGACATCCTCGACGGCAAGGAGCACCTGTTCGCGCTCAGCTACTTGGAGAACGCGCTCACGTCGAACCCGGTGACGGCGCCGCTGGCCACGCGGGATCCGGCGGACACGCACCGCCTCATCCGCATGGCGCAGGGGGAGGAGATCCAGACGGGCGAGCTGAAGCACGGCTACGCGGCGGCGGAGCTCCAGGAAATCATCGCCGTGTTCCAGCGCATGTTCCGCGCGCAGTCGGTGCTGCTGAAGGTCAACCTCCAGTACATCGCCTCGGCGGCGCAGGACGAGCGCTTCCGGACCGAGCCCGCGTTCAAGTTGCAGGGCAGCTACCGCAACATGAGCAAGCTCACGGAGAAGATCGTCGCGGCCATGACGGACGACGAGCTCGAGCGGCTCATCGACGACCACTACCAGGGCGAGTCGCAGACGCTGACGACGGCGGCCGAGCAGAACCTGCTCAAGCTGGCGGAGATGCGCGGCCGGCTGTCGCCGGAGAAGGCGAAGCGCTGGGAGGAGATCAAGCAGGGCTTCGCGCGCGTGAAGCGCATGGGCGGCAAGGACGACGACCCGGTGGCGCGCGTCACCGGTCAGCTCAGCGGCATCGAGGAGCAGCTCGGCGCCGTCCGCGACGCGGTGGTGCAGGCCGCCACGCACGTCTCCGCCAGCAACACCCGCGAGGAGGCGCCGGGCGTGGTGGTGGAGGTGCTGCCCCGCCTGGAGTCCCTGCGCGAGGCCGTGCTGGAGGTGGCGCAGGCGGGTCGCGACGCCGCGAAGTCCAGGCCGGCGCCTGTGGTGGCGCCCGCGCCCGCCCCCGCGGGGCCGGACTTCACGCCGTACCTCAAGCACCTGGCGCACCTGCTCAAGGCCCTCACGGAGCGGGTGGCGGCCCAGGCGGCGGCGCAGGCGGAGCAGCCCGATGCGCCCACGGTGCGGATGGCGGCGCCCACGCCCACGCCGCCCCAGGACTTCGGCCCGTACATGGAGCAGCTCTCCCGCGCCATCACCGCGCTGGCGGAGCGGCCGGTGAACGTGTCGGCCAGCGTCCCGGCCGAGGCGCTTCAGCGGACCGCCGTCAACGGCCCGTCTCCGGCGGAGCTGAGCCGGCAGATCGAGCTGGTGGAGGGTGTGCTGCTCCCGCTGGAGCGCGCCTCGCGCCGCGCCATTCAGGGCGAGGGCGAGGGCGTGAAGTCGCTCCAGGTCTGGCAGAACGTCACCGAGGCCCTGGAGCTGCTGCGCTCCATGCTGCGGCGCTGA
- a CDS encoding SPFH domain-containing protein: protein MDPITAVAAGIGGIILLGGILLTIVRLYRQVDQGKVLIVNTLKNEPVVTFTGAVVFPIINRAEVMDISLKTVEIDRRGKEGLICKDNIRGDIKVTFFVRVNKTREDVLKVAQTIGCARASDQETLENLFEAKFSEALKTVGKSFDFEELYTKREEIKDQVVNVIGRDLSGYMLEDCAIDFLEQTPVEMLDKDNILDAQGIRKITELTTKQNVFTNELRQDERMAVTKRNVEADEAIFALERQREEAAAKQKREIDSIQARETAEAERVKQEEYAKAQLARIKAEEEININEQNKSRQIEVAQKNRERVVGVETERVEKDRALEAINRERETELQRIAKEKALEGEKKLIADVVRARIAVEKTVAEEEERIKDLRVKAEATRRKDALLITAEAQAQEKLVKDIKAAEASNEVAKFTAKEKLTLAEAELEAADKTAKAKVRLAEGIQAEAAAEGLAEVRVKEADAQAQEKLGMVNVRVKEAEAGAIEKQGAAQANIVREKLLAEAAGEQEKGLAHARVLEAEASAIQKRGEAEAIATREKQLAEAAAIQEKLLAEARGLAEKAASMKLMDGVGREHEEFRLKLNKERDVELEAIRAKKDIAHAQAEVLSKAFANAKFNIVGGDGQFFERFVKAVSFGTAVDGALDHGEALQKALGGYINGEKDLPADLKEILSKPGLSNDAQNLAVAALLHKMAASPVAATGAGLKALVNELKPGSTDSTQG from the coding sequence ATGGACCCCATTACCGCGGTCGCTGCCGGCATCGGTGGCATCATCCTTCTTGGCGGCATCCTCCTCACCATCGTCCGGCTGTACCGGCAGGTGGACCAGGGGAAGGTGCTCATCGTCAACACGCTGAAGAACGAACCGGTCGTTACCTTCACCGGCGCGGTGGTGTTCCCCATCATCAACCGCGCCGAGGTGATGGACATCTCCTTGAAGACGGTGGAAATCGACCGCCGTGGCAAGGAAGGCCTCATCTGCAAGGACAACATCCGGGGTGACATCAAGGTCACCTTCTTCGTCCGCGTGAACAAGACGCGCGAGGACGTGCTGAAGGTGGCGCAGACCATCGGCTGCGCGCGCGCCTCCGACCAGGAGACGCTGGAGAACCTCTTCGAGGCCAAGTTCTCCGAGGCCCTCAAGACGGTGGGCAAGAGCTTCGACTTCGAGGAGCTCTACACCAAGCGCGAGGAGATCAAGGACCAGGTCGTCAACGTCATCGGTCGGGACCTCAGCGGGTACATGCTGGAGGACTGCGCCATCGACTTCCTGGAGCAGACCCCGGTCGAGATGCTCGACAAGGACAACATCCTGGACGCCCAGGGCATCCGGAAGATCACCGAGCTGACGACGAAGCAGAACGTCTTCACCAACGAGCTGCGCCAGGACGAGCGCATGGCCGTCACCAAGCGCAACGTCGAGGCGGATGAGGCCATCTTCGCCCTCGAGCGCCAGCGTGAAGAGGCCGCCGCCAAGCAGAAGCGGGAGATCGACAGCATCCAGGCCCGCGAGACGGCCGAGGCCGAGCGCGTGAAGCAGGAGGAGTACGCCAAGGCCCAGTTGGCGCGCATCAAGGCCGAGGAAGAAATCAACATCAACGAGCAGAACAAGTCCCGGCAGATCGAGGTCGCGCAGAAGAACCGCGAGCGCGTGGTGGGCGTGGAGACCGAGCGCGTGGAGAAGGACCGCGCCCTGGAAGCCATCAACCGCGAGCGTGAGACGGAGCTGCAGCGCATCGCCAAGGAGAAGGCGCTCGAGGGCGAGAAGAAGCTCATCGCCGACGTGGTCCGCGCCCGCATCGCCGTGGAGAAGACGGTGGCGGAGGAGGAGGAGCGCATCAAGGACCTGCGCGTGAAGGCCGAGGCCACCCGCCGCAAGGACGCGCTGCTCATCACCGCCGAGGCGCAGGCGCAGGAGAAGCTGGTCAAGGACATCAAGGCGGCCGAGGCCTCCAACGAGGTGGCCAAGTTCACCGCGAAGGAGAAGCTGACACTGGCCGAGGCCGAGCTGGAGGCCGCGGACAAGACGGCGAAGGCGAAGGTCCGTCTGGCCGAGGGCATCCAGGCCGAGGCCGCCGCCGAGGGTCTGGCCGAGGTCCGCGTGAAGGAGGCCGACGCGCAGGCGCAGGAGAAGCTCGGCATGGTCAACGTCCGCGTGAAGGAGGCCGAGGCGGGCGCCATCGAGAAGCAGGGCGCGGCGCAGGCGAACATCGTCCGCGAGAAGCTGCTGGCCGAGGCGGCGGGTGAGCAGGAGAAGGGTCTGGCCCACGCGCGCGTCCTGGAGGCGGAAGCCAGCGCCATCCAGAAGCGCGGCGAGGCGGAGGCCATTGCCACGCGCGAGAAGCAGCTCGCCGAGGCCGCTGCCATCCAGGAGAAGCTGCTGGCCGAGGCCCGCGGTCTGGCCGAGAAGGCCGCGTCCATGAAGCTGATGGACGGCGTTGGCCGCGAGCACGAGGAGTTCCGCCTCAAGCTCAACAAGGAGCGCGACGTGGAGCTGGAGGCCATCCGCGCGAAGAAGGACATCGCGCACGCGCAGGCCGAGGTGCTGTCCAAGGCGTTCGCCAACGCGAAGTTCAACATCGTGGGCGGCGACGGCCAGTTCTTCGAGCGCTTCGTCAAGGCGGTGTCGTTCGGCACCGCGGTGGACGGCGCGCTGGACCACGGCGAGGCGCTGCAGAAGGCGCTGGGCGGCTACATCAACGGCGAGAAGGACCTGCCGGCCGACCTGAAGGAGATCCTCTCCAAGCCGGGCCTGAGCAACGACGCGCAGAACCTGGCGGTGGCCGCGCTGCTGCACAAGATGGCGGCCAGCCCCGTCGCCGCGACCGGCGCGGGCCTCAAGGCGCTGGTGAACGAGCTGAAGCCCGGCTCGACGGACAGCACGCAGGGCTGA
- a CDS encoding DNA topoisomerase IB produces MRGFRYVHANGKSVPRAERERISALRLPPAWAHVAIAPSSKAKLQAVGQDAAGRWQYRYHPDHTVERDVEKFQRIVGFARALPRMRHRVNADLRKQGLGRDKVMAAMLRILGTCFIRPGSQRYADTNGSFGLATLRRRHVRVAGDTVYFDFPGKSGKQQRRQLRDRRVANVIRRLLTVPGRDVFKFVLDDGAVVDVRRRHINAYIQEVMGEKYSAKDFRTWAGTLICACALARARKRVHATGGTDGRVKPTVLKKTMVAAVKEAAEHLGNTPAVARSSYIYPSVLALFERGQVVDTWFESVDELAEAKCGSLHCSEKALLDLLDTTRKRRRKRARTH; encoded by the coding sequence GTGAGAGGCTTTCGGTACGTCCACGCGAACGGCAAGTCAGTGCCCCGGGCGGAGCGCGAGCGAATCAGCGCACTGCGCCTTCCTCCGGCCTGGGCCCACGTGGCCATTGCCCCCTCCTCCAAGGCGAAGCTTCAGGCAGTGGGCCAGGACGCAGCAGGGCGATGGCAGTACCGCTATCACCCGGACCACACCGTCGAGCGCGACGTGGAGAAGTTCCAGCGAATCGTCGGCTTCGCCCGCGCCCTGCCCCGGATGCGCCACCGAGTGAATGCGGACCTCCGCAAGCAGGGCCTCGGGCGCGACAAGGTGATGGCGGCCATGCTCCGCATCCTCGGCACGTGCTTCATCCGTCCGGGCAGCCAGCGGTACGCGGACACCAACGGCAGCTTTGGACTCGCCACCCTTCGGCGGCGCCATGTCCGCGTGGCCGGTGACACGGTGTACTTCGACTTCCCGGGCAAGAGTGGCAAACAGCAACGCCGACAGCTCAGGGACCGGCGGGTGGCGAACGTCATCCGCCGCCTGCTGACCGTCCCAGGTCGTGACGTCTTCAAGTTCGTCCTGGATGACGGCGCCGTGGTGGACGTGCGGCGCCGCCACATCAACGCGTACATCCAGGAGGTGATGGGCGAGAAGTACAGCGCCAAGGACTTCCGCACCTGGGCCGGCACGCTCATCTGCGCATGCGCCCTGGCCCGTGCGCGAAAGCGTGTCCACGCGACGGGAGGCACGGACGGGCGCGTGAAGCCCACGGTGCTCAAGAAGACGATGGTGGCCGCGGTGAAGGAGGCCGCCGAACACCTGGGCAACACACCCGCGGTGGCCCGGTCCTCGTACATCTACCCGTCGGTCCTGGCCCTGTTCGAACGGGGCCAGGTCGTGGACACCTGGTTCGAATCCGTGGACGAGCTGGCGGAGGCGAAGTGCGGGAGCCTGCACTGCTCGGAGAAGGCCCTGCTCGACCTGCTCGACACCACCCGGAAGCGTCGCCGGAAGCGGGCGCGCACGCACTGA
- a CDS encoding acetylserotonin O-methyltransferase — protein MSQQPRDSHAPPPAAIQMTQMVYGFWVSRCLQIMAELGIADIIGDVPKTAEELAEASGTHAPSLRRMLRLLSGLGVLVKDESNQRWGLTEMGEMLREDNPGSVYGSLRAHGLLLSWQAWGDLANSLKTGQPSLEKFMGTSFFDYMRTHADVAAIFNNSMAAYQTLNAPAVVNAYDFSRTRSICDVGGGTGMLLAHILQANPGVRGAVFEMPHVAIETRQRLAEQSLAERCEVLEGDFFVRIPEGYDTYILSQILHDWDDERSLRILQNIRASMRPDSRLLIVETVLPGDNVNHFGNLYDMAMLVVVGGRERTHAEYAELLEKAGMKLANVHPTTMPPSVVEAVVA, from the coding sequence ATGAGCCAGCAACCTCGAGACTCTCACGCGCCTCCGCCCGCGGCCATCCAAATGACACAGATGGTCTATGGCTTCTGGGTCTCCCGATGCCTCCAAATCATGGCGGAGCTGGGGATTGCGGACATCATTGGTGATGTGCCCAAGACGGCCGAGGAGCTGGCCGAGGCCAGTGGGACGCATGCTCCGTCGCTGCGCCGGATGTTGCGCCTGCTCAGCGGGCTGGGCGTCCTGGTGAAGGACGAGTCCAACCAGCGCTGGGGGCTCACGGAGATGGGCGAGATGCTGCGCGAGGACAACCCCGGGTCCGTGTACGGCTCGCTCCGCGCGCACGGCCTCCTCCTGTCGTGGCAGGCCTGGGGGGACCTGGCCAACTCGCTGAAGACGGGGCAGCCGTCGCTCGAGAAGTTCATGGGGACGTCGTTCTTCGACTACATGCGCACGCACGCGGATGTCGCCGCCATCTTCAACAACAGCATGGCTGCGTACCAGACGCTCAACGCCCCCGCCGTGGTGAATGCATACGACTTCTCCAGGACGCGGAGTATCTGCGACGTGGGCGGCGGCACGGGCATGTTGCTGGCGCACATCCTCCAGGCGAACCCGGGTGTTCGCGGCGCTGTCTTCGAAATGCCTCACGTCGCAATCGAGACGCGTCAGCGGTTGGCTGAGCAGTCATTGGCGGAGCGCTGCGAGGTCCTCGAGGGAGACTTCTTCGTCCGCATCCCCGAAGGCTACGACACCTATATCCTCTCGCAGATCCTCCACGACTGGGATGACGAGCGCAGCCTGCGCATCCTCCAGAACATCCGCGCCTCCATGCGCCCCGATTCGCGGCTGCTCATCGTGGAGACGGTGCTCCCGGGCGACAACGTCAATCACTTCGGCAACCTGTATGACATGGCCATGCTCGTCGTCGTCGGTGGGCGCGAGCGCACGCACGCGGAGTATGCCGAGCTGCTGGAGAAGGCGGGCATGAAGCTGGCCAACGTCCATCCGACGACGATGCCGCCCAGCGTCGTCGAGGCCGTGGTGGCCTGA
- a CDS encoding 2OG-Fe(II) oxygenase: protein MRAYVTCREALPRSAVHELRTALLGSRFVARSPLMGTFQASRGFAIIFTHEGRTTLEARFPFLVPYLTRVLAPASARGLLPWHERLWGARKQRPVPNAFYLNLLLLDAGRGVGRHIDATLQDPSGVPDATPQHVSVLYLRVPEHVRGGELCLHHQDTPVGEVRPREGLLVHFRGDLQHEVRPFVGGAEGASRVSLVCEQYVFAPEALARIPSFRIQSKAGFAAYLDDQRNRPDGGSAGTLE from the coding sequence GTGCGCGCCTACGTCACCTGCCGAGAAGCACTGCCCCGCAGCGCGGTCCATGAATTGAGGACCGCCCTGCTCGGCTCGCGGTTCGTGGCCCGAAGCCCGTTGATGGGAACCTTCCAGGCCAGCCGGGGGTTCGCCATCATCTTCACGCACGAGGGCCGTACCACCCTGGAGGCTCGCTTCCCGTTCCTGGTGCCCTACCTGACTCGCGTGCTGGCTCCCGCCAGCGCCAGGGGCCTCCTTCCCTGGCACGAGCGACTCTGGGGCGCACGGAAGCAGCGGCCCGTCCCCAACGCATTCTATCTCAACTTGCTGCTGCTGGATGCGGGACGTGGCGTGGGCCGTCACATCGACGCAACGCTCCAGGACCCCAGCGGCGTTCCGGATGCGACGCCCCAGCACGTCAGCGTGCTCTACCTCCGGGTCCCCGAACACGTGCGGGGTGGCGAGCTGTGCCTGCATCACCAGGACACCCCCGTGGGTGAAGTTCGCCCCCGTGAGGGGTTGCTCGTGCACTTCCGTGGCGATTTGCAACACGAGGTGCGGCCCTTCGTTGGCGGCGCCGAAGGTGCGAGCCGCGTGAGCCTGGTGTGTGAGCAGTACGTGTTCGCGCCGGAGGCGCTCGCGCGCATCCCCTCGTTTCGCATCCAATCGAAGGCGGGCTTCGCCGCCTACCTGGATGACCAGCGCAACCGCCCGGATGGAGGCTCCGCCGGGACATTGGAATAG
- a CDS encoding DUF1330 domain-containing protein: MAVDPRSTDVERFIQEDPGGPVVILNLVRFKEGGRASYEAYANAVMPFILKVGAQPLYAGDGSTALVAEPGQTWDAVLLVRYPSRAAFLQMVADPEYQHISHLRTEALQEAVLQATTPWASSPES, translated from the coding sequence GTGGCCGTCGATCCCCGAAGCACCGACGTCGAGCGCTTCATCCAGGAGGACCCGGGAGGTCCGGTGGTCATCCTGAACCTGGTGCGTTTCAAGGAAGGTGGCCGCGCCTCGTATGAGGCCTACGCCAACGCCGTCATGCCCTTCATCCTCAAGGTCGGCGCCCAGCCGCTCTATGCCGGTGATGGCTCGACGGCCCTCGTCGCCGAACCGGGCCAGACATGGGACGCGGTGCTGCTGGTCCGCTACCCCAGCCGCGCGGCCTTCCTGCAGATGGTGGCGGACCCGGAGTACCAGCACATCTCGCACCTGCGCACGGAGGCCCTGCAGGAGGCGGTGCTCCAAGCCACCACCCCCTGGGCCAGCTCCCCGGAGTCTTGA